GGATGTGGTACTGAAAGCCACCAAAGTCGATGGCGTATTTACTGCCGACCCGGCTAAAGATCCAACGGCGACCATGTACGAACAGTTGACCTACACTGAAGTACTGGATAAAGAGCTGAAAGTCATGGATCTGGCTGCGTTCACGCTGGCTCGTGACCACAAATTACCGATTCGTGTCTTTAACATGAACAAACCAGGTGCACTGCGCCGTGTTGTTATGGGTGAAAAAGAAGGCACGTTAATCACGGAATAATTCCCGTTGCGGCTAAATGCAGGTAATATTCCGCTTTAATGTCGCGGGATACGTCCCTCAAAATTAATCAAGACTATACTTGTCACATCTTGCGCGGCGGGTATGGTCTGACTGAAACAAGCTTTCAAGGATTCGTAACGTGATCAACGATATCAGAAAAGATGCTGAAGTACGCATGGACAAATGCGTCGAAGCGTTCAAAAACCAAATCAGCAAAATTCGCACGGGTCGTGCTTCTCCTAGCCTGCTGGATGGTATTGTCGTGGAATATTACGGCACACCGACTCCGCTGCGCCAGCTGGCAAGCGTAACGGTTGAAGATTCCCGTACCCTGAAAATCAACGTGTTTGACCGTTCTATGGGGCCAGCCGTTGAGAAAGCCATCATGGCTTCCGACCTCGGTCTGAATCCAAGCTCTGCGGGTTCCGACATCCGCGTTCCGCTGCCGCCGCTGACCGAAGAACGTCGTAAAGATCTGACCAAGATCGTGCGTGGCGAAGCTGAAGGCGCGCGTGTTGCGGTACGTAATGTGCGCCGCGATGCAAACGACAAAGTGAAAGCGTTGTTGAAAGAAAAAGAGATCAGCGAAGATGACGATCGCCGTTCTCAGGACGACGTACAGAAACTGACTGACGCTGCAATCAAGAAAGTTGATGCGGCGCTGGCAGAGAAAGAAGCGGAACTGATGCAGTTCTGATTCGCCTGTACGCTAAAAACGCCGCTTAGAAGGCCTGAGAAGGCTGGATGGCGGCGTTTTGCTTTTTTCTGTCTATATGCCTTAAAGGGTAAAATTCTTCTGGATGTCTCATGAAGCAATTAACCATCCTGGGATCAACCGGTTCCATTGGTTGCAGTACGCTGGATGTAGTACGCCATAACCTGGAAAAATTTCGTGTTACTGCGTTGGTGGCGGGTAAAAATGTCGCCCGCATGGTAGAGCAATGCCTGGAGTTTTCTCCTCGCTATGCGGTAATGGACGATGAAAAAAGCGCTGCGTTGGTAAAAGCAGCTCTGCTGGAGCAGGGCAGTCGCACTGAGGTCATGAGCGGTCAGCAGGCTGCCTGTGATATGGCTGCGCTGGATGATGTTGATCAGGTCATGGCGGCAATTGTCGGCGCAGCGGGCTTATTGCCAACGCTGGCGGCAATTCGTGCGAGCAAAAGTATTTTACTGGCGAACAAAGAGTCTCTGGTGACCTGCGGTCGTCTGTTTATGGACGACGTGAAACGCCACAAAGCGCAGCTTTTGCCGGTAGATAGCGAGCATAACGCGATTTTTCAGAGTTTACCGCAACCTATCCAACACAATCTGGGATACGCTGACCTTGAGCAAAACGGCGTTATGTCAGTTCTGCTTACCGGGTCTGGTGGCCCATTCCGTGAAACGCCATTGCGCGATCTGGTCTCTATGACCCCCGATCAGGCATGTCGTCATCCGAATTGGTCGATGGGACGGAAAATCTCTGTCGATTCCGCCACCATGATGAACAAAGGTCTGGAATACATTGAAGCGCGTTGGTTATTTAATGCCAGTGCAAGCCAGATGGAAGTGCTGATTCACCCACAGTCGGTTATTCATTCGATGGTCCGTTATCAGGATGGTAGTGTTCTGGCGCAGTTGGGTGAACCGGACATGCGTACACCTATTGCCCATACCATGGCATGGCCAGAACGAGTGACGTCCGGTGTTAAGCCTGTCGATTTTTGCAAACTCAGTGCGCTGACGTTTTCTGCACCTGATTACCAGCGTTATCCGTGCCTGAAACTGGCGATGGACGCGTTTGAGCAAGGGCAGGCGGCGACGACCGCACTTAATGCCGCGAATGAAATTACCGTTGCCGCGTTTCTGGCGCAGCAGATCCGATTTACCGATATTGCTGACCTGAACTTATCCGTGCTGGATAAGATGGATTTGCAGGAGCCGCAGAGCGTTGATGACGTGCTGAAGGTTGATGCCATCGCGCGGGACGTCGCCAGAAAAGAAGTGATGCGACTCTCAAGCTGATGATAATCCCTCTACGGAGAATCGTGCTATTTGTTAGCGTTGGGCTTCAGTGATATAGTCTGCGCCACCCGATCGCGGGTATTTGCTTTTTTTCGGTCGGGTAAGCCGTGGTTTGACACGGCTTTTTTGTGGATGGGCTTCAGTATTCCTGAGTACCGTAAATCCTTTCAGGGACTAATAACGCGTTATGTTGTCTGCAACTAAACCATTAAGCGAAAATTTGCCAGCACATGGTTGTCGCCATGTCGCAATTATCATGGATGGCAATGGCCGCTGGGCGAAAAAGCAAGGGAAGATTCGCGCCTTTGGGCATAAGGCCGGAGCAAAATCCGTCCGCCGGGCTGTCTCTTTTGCTGCCAATAACGGTATTGATGCGTTAACGCTGTATGCCTTTAGCAGTGAGAACTGGAACCGACCTGCGCAGGAAGTGAGCGCGTTAATGGAACTGTTTGTGTGGGCACTTGATAGTGAAGTGAAAAACCTGCACCGCCATAACGTACGTCTGCGTATTATCGGGGATATCAGTCGATTTAACTCTCGTTTGCAAGAACGGATTCGCAAATCAGAAGCGATTACTGCCCAGAATACCGGGTTGACGCTGAATATTGCAGCGAATTACGGTGGACGGTGGGATATAGTCCAGGGTGTCAGGCAACTGGCACAACAGGTGCAGGATGGTCTGCTGCGTCCAGAGCAAATCGATGAAGAGATGCTTGGGCAGCAAATTTGTATGCATGAACTGGCTCCTGTGGATTTAGTGATAAGGACTGGGGGAGAGCATCGAATTAGTAATTTTCTGTTGTGGCAAATTGCCTATGCCGAACTTTACTTTACGGATGTTCTCTGGCCCGATTTCGATGAACAAGACTTTGAAGGTGCGCTGCATGCCTTTGCTAATCGTGAGCGTCGTTTCGGCGGCACCGAGCCCGGTGATGAAAAAGCCTGATGGGGGTCGCTTTTGCTGAAGTATCGCCTGATTTCTGCTTTTGTTTTAATACCCGTTGTCATCGCGGCGCTGTTTTTGCTGCCGCCGGTGGGGTTCGCCATTGTCACGCTGGTCGTTTGTATGCTGGCCGCCTGGGAATGGGGACAGTTAAGCGGTTTTACCACGCGTACACAGCGAGTCTGGCTGGCGGTTTTGTGCGGGCTATTGCTGGCGCTAATGCTGTTCTTACTGCCGGAATACCATCGCAATATTCATCAGCCGCTGGTTGAAGTATCGCTGTGGGCGTCGCTGGGCTGGTGGGTCGTGGCGCTGTTGCTGGTATTGTTTTATCCCGGCTCTGCGTCGGTCTGGCGTAATTCCAAAACATTACGCATAATTTTCGGCGTGTTAACCATTGTTCCGTTCTTTTGGGGAATGCTGGCGCTACGTGCATGGCACTATGATGAGAATCATTATAGTGGCGCGCTATGGCTGCTGTATGTCATGATCCTCGTTTGGGGAGCGGACTCGGGTGCTTATATGTTTGGTAAGCTGTTTGGCAAACATAAGCTGGCACCGAAGGTTTCTCCTGGTAAAACCTGGCAGGGTTTTATTGGCGGACTCGCCACTGCGGCCGTAATCTCATGGGGTTATGGCATGTGGGCGAATCTTGAAGTTGCGCCTGTCACCTTGCTCATTTGCTCCATCGTTGCAGCCCTGGCCTCCGTGCTGGGTGACCTGACCGAGAGTATGTTTAAGCGTGAAGCAGGTATTAAGGACAGTGGTCACTTAATTCCAGGACACGGCGGTATTCTGGACCGTATTGATAGCCTGACGGCTGCGGTACCGGTATTTGCCTGCCTGTTGTTACTGGTATTCAGGACGCTCTAACGGATGGTCTTATGCTGAGTATTCTCTGGAATCTGGCTGCATTCATTGTCGCACTTGGTGTGCTTATCACCGTGCATGAATTTGGTCATTTCTGGGTTGCGCGGCGCTGCGGAGTCCGCGTCGAACGCTTTTCCATTGGTTTTGGAAAAGCGCTTTGGCGGCGTACCGATAAATTAGGTACGGAATACGTTATCGCCCTGATTCCCCTCGGCGGTTACGTCAAAATGCTGGATGAGCGCGCTGAACCAGTCGCACCGGAGTTGCGCCATTACGCCTTCAACAATAAAACGGTTGGACAACGCGCAGCCATCATCGCCGCAGGTCCGATTGCAAACTTCCTTTTTGCTATTTTCGCTTACTGGCTGGTGTTTATCATCGGTGTCCCTGGCGTTCGTCCGGTTGTTGGTGAAATAACACCCAACTCGATTGCCGCGCAGGCGCAAATTCAGCCGGGTACGGAACTAAAAGCGGTTGATGGCATCGAAACCCCTGATTGGGATGCCGTGAGATTGCAACTGGTAGCCAAAATTGGCGATGAGCATACGACTCTCAGCGTAGCGCAGTTTGGCAGTAACCAGCGTCAGGACAAAACGCTGGATTTACGTCAGTGGGCATTTGAGCCAGACAAAGAGGATCCCGTCTCCAGTTTAGGGATTCGTCCGCGCGGTCCGCAGATTGAACCGGTGCTGTCAGAAGTGCAGGTTAACTCCGCTGCAAGTAAGGCAGGTTTGCAAGCAGGCGACAGGATCGTTAAAGTCAATGGTCAGCCGCTGACGCAATGGATGACGTTTGTGACGCTGGTGCGCGATAATCCGGATAAGCCGTTAGCGCTAGATATTGAAAGACAAGGAAGTTCCTTGTCTTTAACGTTAACCCCAGATTCAAAACAGGTTAACGGGAAGGCAGAAGGTTTTGCGGGCGTGGTGCCTAAAGTTATTCCTCTGCCTGATGAGTATAAGACTGTACGCCAGTATGGGCCATTCAGCGCCGTCCTCGAAGCCTCGGATAAAACGTGGCAGTTGATGAAGCTGACGGTCAGTATGCTGGGAAAATTGATTACCGGTGATGTAAAACTGAACAACCTCAGTGGGCCGATTTCTATCGCCCAGGGGGCTGGGATGTCAGCGGAATTCGGGGTTATTTATTACCTGATGTTCCTTGCGCTTATCAGCGTGAACTTAGGGATAATCAACCTGTTTCCGTTGCCCGTTCTTGACGGGGGGCATCTGCTGTTCCTGGCGATTGAAAAGCTGAAGGGCGGTCCGGTATCCGAGCGGGTTCAAGACTTTAGTTATCGCATTGGCTCTATCTTGCTGGTGTTGTTAATGGGGCTTGCACTTTTCAATGATTTCTCTCGGTTGTAAGAGAGTGTTAGGAAGAACGCATAATAACGATGGCGATGAAAAAGTTGCTCATAGCGTCGCTGCTGTTTAGCAGCGCCACCGTATACGGTGCTGAAGGGTTCGTAGTGAAGGACATTCATTTCGAAGGCCTACAGCGAGTCGCCGTTGGTGCGGCTCTCCTCAGTATGCCGGT
This window of the Citrobacter freundii ATCC 8090 = MTCC 1658 = NBRC 12681 genome carries:
- the rseP gene encoding sigma E protease regulator RseP; the protein is MLSILWNLAAFIVALGVLITVHEFGHFWVARRCGVRVERFSIGFGKALWRRTDKLGTEYVIALIPLGGYVKMLDERAEPVAPELRHYAFNNKTVGQRAAIIAAGPIANFLFAIFAYWLVFIIGVPGVRPVVGEITPNSIAAQAQIQPGTELKAVDGIETPDWDAVRLQLVAKIGDEHTTLSVAQFGSNQRQDKTLDLRQWAFEPDKEDPVSSLGIRPRGPQIEPVLSEVQVNSAASKAGLQAGDRIVKVNGQPLTQWMTFVTLVRDNPDKPLALDIERQGSSLSLTLTPDSKQVNGKAEGFAGVVPKVIPLPDEYKTVRQYGPFSAVLEASDKTWQLMKLTVSMLGKLITGDVKLNNLSGPISIAQGAGMSAEFGVIYYLMFLALISVNLGIINLFPLPVLDGGHLLFLAIEKLKGGPVSERVQDFSYRIGSILLVLLMGLALFNDFSRL
- the frr gene encoding ribosome recycling factor; translated protein: MINDIRKDAEVRMDKCVEAFKNQISKIRTGRASPSLLDGIVVEYYGTPTPLRQLASVTVEDSRTLKINVFDRSMGPAVEKAIMASDLGLNPSSAGSDIRVPLPPLTEERRKDLTKIVRGEAEGARVAVRNVRRDANDKVKALLKEKEISEDDDRRSQDDVQKLTDAAIKKVDAALAEKEAELMQF
- the ispU gene encoding (2E,6E)-farnesyl-diphosphate-specific ditrans,polycis-undecaprenyl-diphosphate synthase encodes the protein MLSATKPLSENLPAHGCRHVAIIMDGNGRWAKKQGKIRAFGHKAGAKSVRRAVSFAANNGIDALTLYAFSSENWNRPAQEVSALMELFVWALDSEVKNLHRHNVRLRIIGDISRFNSRLQERIRKSEAITAQNTGLTLNIAANYGGRWDIVQGVRQLAQQVQDGLLRPEQIDEEMLGQQICMHELAPVDLVIRTGGEHRISNFLLWQIAYAELYFTDVLWPDFDEQDFEGALHAFANRERRFGGTEPGDEKA
- the cdsA gene encoding phosphatidate cytidylyltransferase, which produces MLKYRLISAFVLIPVVIAALFLLPPVGFAIVTLVVCMLAAWEWGQLSGFTTRTQRVWLAVLCGLLLALMLFLLPEYHRNIHQPLVEVSLWASLGWWVVALLLVLFYPGSASVWRNSKTLRIIFGVLTIVPFFWGMLALRAWHYDENHYSGALWLLYVMILVWGADSGAYMFGKLFGKHKLAPKVSPGKTWQGFIGGLATAAVISWGYGMWANLEVAPVTLLICSIVAALASVLGDLTESMFKREAGIKDSGHLIPGHGGILDRIDSLTAAVPVFACLLLLVFRTL
- the ispC gene encoding 1-deoxy-D-xylulose-5-phosphate reductoisomerase, which produces MKQLTILGSTGSIGCSTLDVVRHNLEKFRVTALVAGKNVARMVEQCLEFSPRYAVMDDEKSAALVKAALLEQGSRTEVMSGQQAACDMAALDDVDQVMAAIVGAAGLLPTLAAIRASKSILLANKESLVTCGRLFMDDVKRHKAQLLPVDSEHNAIFQSLPQPIQHNLGYADLEQNGVMSVLLTGSGGPFRETPLRDLVSMTPDQACRHPNWSMGRKISVDSATMMNKGLEYIEARWLFNASASQMEVLIHPQSVIHSMVRYQDGSVLAQLGEPDMRTPIAHTMAWPERVTSGVKPVDFCKLSALTFSAPDYQRYPCLKLAMDAFEQGQAATTALNAANEITVAAFLAQQIRFTDIADLNLSVLDKMDLQEPQSVDDVLKVDAIARDVARKEVMRLSS